A single region of the Oryzias latipes chromosome 19, ASM223467v1 genome encodes:
- the LOC101165922 gene encoding SRC kinase signaling inhibitor 1 isoform X5 produces the protein MISAGDAEFPRDYHTLASGGSRGARHYPDNNNGGFKTSSLDRRHSSVAAKSLEALNNIHKADIERQRDALMDLQKNKFSNSPGSLSQGSAAAGRQQQPHYWSFKSRTPRVTRLSPPQPALTEQASRVSFASAENLETMSEPDIPIGFNRMNRLRQSLPLARSSSQAKLRAPGILFLQLGEETRRVHLTHELTSLDTLRALIVHMFPQRLTMAMLRSPSTALLIKDETRNVFYELEDPRDVQDRCVIKIYCKEPIYGTYPGHHNPHLANGDLRREMVYAPQDSPSNRRLSNPPMSSQHSSSSASPPHGSPSRARLLYSSAGRPSSYAGPPHHTHSLPHPHSQSHHSSPHQQPQLHQPHHSPPVFCTSSSAILERRDVKPDDEMGGSRSMMLLRGDDRMGGGIYADPYSLGPDTSRLALAGGPHSPMPARADPYGSLYRRGGGGGGGHGSVRSLTSYSAAAIQGELIESSALYRPGGPLYNDAYAASMLAMGLRVPPPSSPQKIPDMRDSYGATMPARGSPGRQNLRRDSVTSSVFGDSPKARGQGPGLSLTAEQLCLMQGGEGGGAGGFGSPLLGNETETRERMEAMEKQIASLTGLLQRVLSRAPEPESPEKGESASDCSGTEAGRTKKQKVLTPSAPLALMPPPSLGPNQPVPVSRLQMQLHLQGLQQNTNALRKQLSQLRNMQLENQDAVLSLLRQTESELSLMMLDAMRTQEDPLQRQRLLVEEERLKYLNQEELLIQQLHDLEKSVEELQRNSSINHGLVTEQDVEQKSKELRMLGETLTELKNQFPSLQSKMRVVLRVEVEAVKFLKEEPHRLEALLKRCNTMTDTLSSLRRQVTDGVWKSPEDFSSQAQKKGEDLSHSSDLDVLNSPPLSLTDLSTSAGLANWKPFSAVDADVSGPEQDVQSSMTFRNRILDELPARRSADKSVSAEVRLAAERDWEEKRASLTQFSAQDINRLLEETQAELMKAIPDLEFAAKHINKPAVPPKPHITLPITSTTATSSAAGTTGTTATTAATTATTATPTSAPSGDPQPGKVHLAAQKLNSMEGGGSHRGSVDLSAAKYRTEKPSKSPPPPPPRRSFPSAHGLTTNRTGEVIVTTKKNEDESEPPKTLVKLRRTPSDAPRPSSTPPVIAASANQDEDDEERIIAELENSTSSPGPMKGPTVAARLKHLQQGSLERPKTRKQKEDFPKVQGQQQVFHF, from the exons TCTCGTACGCCACGTGTGACACGACTCAGCCCGCCACAGCCGGCTCTCACTGAACAGGCCAGCAGGGTTTCCTTCGCGTCCGCCGAGAACTTGGAGACCATGTCGGAGCCAGAcattcccattggcttcaaccGGATGAACCGGCTTCGCCAGAGCCTGCCGCTGGCCCGCTCGTCCAGCCAAGCCAAGCTGCGGGCGCCAG GGATCTTGTTCCTCCAGCTTGGGGAGGAGACCCGGCGGGTGCACCTGACCCATGAGCTGACCAGCCTGGACACCCTAAGAGCCCTCATAGTGCACATGTTCCCCCAGAGACTTACCATGGCCATGCTTAG GTCCCCCAGCACGGCTCTACTGATCAAAGATGAGACTCGTAACGTCTTCTACGAGCTGGAGGACCCGCGGGATGTTCAAGACCGCTGTGTCATCAAAATCTACTGCAAAGAGCCTATCTATGGCACATACCCCGGACACCACAACCCACATCTGGCCAATGGAGACCTGCGA AGGGAGATGGTGTACGCCCCTCAGGACTCTCCCTCTAACCGCCGTCTGAGTAACCCCCCCATGTCCTCACAGCACTCGTCCTCGTCTGCCTCACCCCCCCATGGCTCACCCTCCCGCGCCCGCCTTCTCTACAGCAGCGCCGGCAGGCCCTCCTCCTACGCAGGGCCTCCTCATCACACCCACTCCTTGCCTCACCCACACTCCCAGTCTCACCATTCCTCCCCTCACCAGCAGCCCCAGCTCCACCAGCCGCATCACTCCCCCCCggtcttctgcacctcctccagtGCTATTTTGGAGCGCAGGGATGTGAAGCCTGATGACGAGATGGGGGGCTCCAGAAGCATGATGTTGCTGCGAGGAGACGACCGGATGGGAGGTGGGATCTACGCAGATCCCTACTCTTTGGGGCCGGACACAAGTCGGCTGGCTCTGGCTGGAGGCCCTCACTCCCCAATGCCGGCCAGAGCCGACCCCTACGGCTCCTTATACCGTCGTGGGGGAGGTGGGGGAGGCGGTCATGGATCCGTTCGCTCGCTTACTTCCTATTCTGCTGCTGCTATACAGGGGGAACTGATAGAGAGCAGCGCCCTCTACAGGCCAGGAGGACCCCTTTATAATGATGCTTATGCAGCGTCGATGTTGGCCATGGGGCTGCGGGTGCCACCGCCGTCCTCCCCCCAGAAGATACCTGACATGAGGGACTCCTACGGAGCTACCATGCCTGCTCGGGGTTCCCCTGGGAGGCAGAATTTGCGAAGGGACTCTGTGACCTCATCTGTGTTTGGAGACAGCCCCAAAGCCAGAGGCCAGGGTCCTGGGTTGAGTCTTACCGCAGAACAGCTGTGCTTAATGCAggggggggaaggagggggtGCAGGGGGCTTCGGTTCACCACTTCTGGGAAATGAGACAGAGACTCG GGAACGTATGGAGGCCATGGAGAAGCAGATCGCCAGTCTGACCGGGCTGCTGCAGAGAGTTCTGAGCAGAGCGCCTGAACCTGAAAGCCC GGAGAAGGGTGAGTCCGCGAGCGACTGCTCAGGAACTGAGG CTGGACGaactaaaaaacagaaag TTTTGACACCATCTGCCCCCCTGGCCCTGATGCCGCCTCCCTCTCTGGGGCCCAACCAGCCTGTCCCCGTTTCCCGGCTGCAAATGCAGCTCCACCTACAGGGCCTGCAGCAGAACACCAACGCGCTGCGCAAGCAGCTGTCGCAGCTACGCAACATGCAG CTGGAGAACCAGGATGCGGTTCTCTCCCTGCTCAGACAGACCGAGTCGGAGTTGAGCCTCATGATGCTGGACGCTATGCGTACCCAGGAGGACCCCCTCCAGAGACAGCGCCTCctggtggaggaggagagacTCAAGTACCTCAATCAGGAGGAGCTGCTcatccagcagctgca TGATCTGGAGAAGTCTGTGGAAGAGCTGCAGAGGAATTCGTCCATCAACCACGGGCTGGTGACGGAACAGGACGTGGAGcagaaaagcaaagagctgAGGATGCTGGGGGAGACACTCACGGAGCTTAAAA acCAGTTCCCCAGCCTGCAGAGTAAGATGCGGGTGGTGCTGAGGGTGGAGGTGGAGGCTGTTAAGTTTCTGAAAGAGGAGCCTCACCGGCTGGAGGCTCTGCTGAAGCGCTGCAACACCATGACCGACACGCTCAGCTCACTGCGAAG GCAGGTCACTGACGGGGTTTGGAAGAGTCCTGAAGACTTTTCCAGCCAAGCccaaaagaaaggagaagacCTGAGTCACAGCTCAGACCTGGACGTCCTCAACAGTCCTCCGCTCAGTCTCACTGACCTCAGCACCAGCGCCGGCCTAGCTAACTGGAAGCCTTTCTCGGCTGTTGATGCAGATGTTTCAGGCCCGGAGCAGGACGTTCAGTCCTCCATGACCTTTAGAAATCGAATTCTGGATGAGCTGCCAGCCCGGCGTTCTGCTGACAAGTCTGTTTCTGCTGAAGTCCGACTG GCGGCGGAGCGGGACTGGGAAGAGAAGCGAGCCAGTTTGACCCAATTCAGCGCCCAGGACATCAACCGCCTGCTGGAGGAGACCCAGGCCGAGCTGATGAAGGCCATCCCGGACCTCGAGTTCGCAGCCAAGCACATAAACAAGCCAGCAGTGCCCCCCAAGCCCCATATTACCCTCCCCATAACGTCCACCACAGCCACGTCCTCTGCGGCTGGCACCACTGGGACGACAGCCACCACCGCCGCCACCACCGCCACCACCGCCACCCCCACCAGCGCGCCCAGCGGCGACCCACAGCCTGGAAAAGTTCATCTGGCTGCCCAGAAGCTGAACAGTATGGAGGGGGGCGGTTCCCACCGAGGGTCAG TGGATCTCAGCGCAGCCAAGTACAGAACGGAGAAGCCCTCCAAGTCTCCTCCCCCGCCTCCTCCTCGCCGGAGCTTCCCGTCGGCACACGGCCTCACCACCAACCGCACAGGGGAGGTCATCGTCACCACCAAGAAG AACGAAGATGAGAGTGAGCCGCCCAAGACTCTGGTGAAGCTGAGGAGGACCCCGTCCGACGCCCCGCGGCCGTCCTCCACGCCGCCTGTGATCGCGGCGTCTGCCAATCAAGACGAGGACGACGAGGAGAGGATCattgcagagctggag AACAGCACCAGTTCTCCTGGACCGATGAAAGGCCCGACTGTGGCTGCTCGACTCAAACACCTCCAGCAAGGCAGCCTGGAAAGACCCAAGACCCGCAAGCAGAAAGAGGACTTCCCTAAAGTCCAGGGCCAGCAGCAGGTATTCCACTTCTGA
- the LOC101165922 gene encoding SRC kinase signaling inhibitor 1 isoform X3, whose amino-acid sequence MISAGDAEFPRDYHTLASGGSRGARHYPDNNNGGFKTSSLDRRHSSVAAKSLEALNNIHKADIERQRDALMDLQKNKFSNSPGSLSQGSAAAGRQQQPHYWSFKSRTPRVTRLSPPQPALTEQASRVSFASAENLETMSEPDIPIGFNRMNRLRQSLPLARSSSQAKLRAPGILFLQLGEETRRVHLTHELTSLDTLRALIVHMFPQRLTMAMLRSPSTALLIKDETRNVFYELEDPRDVQDRCVIKIYCKEPIYGTYPGHHNPHLANGDLRREMVYAPQDSPSNRRLSNPPMSSQHSSSSASPPHGSPSRARLLYSSAGRPSSYAGPPHHTHSLPHPHSQSHHSSPHQQPQLHQPHHSPPVFCTSSSAILERRDVKPDDEMGGSRSMMLLRGDDRMGGGIYADPYSLGPDTSRLALAGGPHSPMPARADPYGSLYRRGGGGGGGHGSVRSLTSYSAAAIQGELIESSALYRPGGPLYNDAYAASMLAMGLRVPPPSSPQKIPDMRDSYGATMPARGSPGRQNLRRDSVTSSVFGDSPKARGQGPGLSLTAEQLCLMQGGEGGGAGGFGSPLLGNETETRERMEAMEKQIASLTGLLQRVLSRAPEPESPEKGESASDCSGTEAGRTKKQKVLTPSAPLALMPPPSLGPNQPVPVSRLQMQLHLQGLQQNTNALRKQLSQLRNMQLENQDAVLSLLRQTESELSLMMLDAMRTQEDPLQRQRLLVEEERLKYLNQEELLIQQLHDLEKSVEELQRNSSINHGLVTEQDVEQKSKELRMLGETLTELKNQFPSLQSKMRVVLRVEVEAVKFLKEEPHRLEALLKRCNTMTDTLSSLRRQVTDGVWKSPEDFSSQAQKKGEDLSHSSDLDVLNSPPLSLTDLSTSAGLANWKPFSAVDADVSGPEQDVQSSMTFRNRILDELPARRSADKSVSAEVRLAAERDWEEKRASLTQFSAQDINRLLEETQAELMKAIPDLEFAAKHINKPAVPPKPHITLPITSTTATSSAAGTTGTTATTAATTATTATPTSAPSGDPQPGKVHLAAQKLNSMEGGGSHRGSVDLSAAKYRTEKPSKSPPPPPPRRSFPSAHGLTTNRTGEVIVTTKKNEDESEPPKTLVKLRRTPSDAPRPSSTPPVIAASANQDEDDEERIIAELEIFQRVPVKVCRKAFRSRPKASPPRLLGSFGRKNSTSSPGPMKGPTVAARLKHLQQGSLERPKTRKQKEDFPKVQGQQQVFHF is encoded by the exons TCTCGTACGCCACGTGTGACACGACTCAGCCCGCCACAGCCGGCTCTCACTGAACAGGCCAGCAGGGTTTCCTTCGCGTCCGCCGAGAACTTGGAGACCATGTCGGAGCCAGAcattcccattggcttcaaccGGATGAACCGGCTTCGCCAGAGCCTGCCGCTGGCCCGCTCGTCCAGCCAAGCCAAGCTGCGGGCGCCAG GGATCTTGTTCCTCCAGCTTGGGGAGGAGACCCGGCGGGTGCACCTGACCCATGAGCTGACCAGCCTGGACACCCTAAGAGCCCTCATAGTGCACATGTTCCCCCAGAGACTTACCATGGCCATGCTTAG GTCCCCCAGCACGGCTCTACTGATCAAAGATGAGACTCGTAACGTCTTCTACGAGCTGGAGGACCCGCGGGATGTTCAAGACCGCTGTGTCATCAAAATCTACTGCAAAGAGCCTATCTATGGCACATACCCCGGACACCACAACCCACATCTGGCCAATGGAGACCTGCGA AGGGAGATGGTGTACGCCCCTCAGGACTCTCCCTCTAACCGCCGTCTGAGTAACCCCCCCATGTCCTCACAGCACTCGTCCTCGTCTGCCTCACCCCCCCATGGCTCACCCTCCCGCGCCCGCCTTCTCTACAGCAGCGCCGGCAGGCCCTCCTCCTACGCAGGGCCTCCTCATCACACCCACTCCTTGCCTCACCCACACTCCCAGTCTCACCATTCCTCCCCTCACCAGCAGCCCCAGCTCCACCAGCCGCATCACTCCCCCCCggtcttctgcacctcctccagtGCTATTTTGGAGCGCAGGGATGTGAAGCCTGATGACGAGATGGGGGGCTCCAGAAGCATGATGTTGCTGCGAGGAGACGACCGGATGGGAGGTGGGATCTACGCAGATCCCTACTCTTTGGGGCCGGACACAAGTCGGCTGGCTCTGGCTGGAGGCCCTCACTCCCCAATGCCGGCCAGAGCCGACCCCTACGGCTCCTTATACCGTCGTGGGGGAGGTGGGGGAGGCGGTCATGGATCCGTTCGCTCGCTTACTTCCTATTCTGCTGCTGCTATACAGGGGGAACTGATAGAGAGCAGCGCCCTCTACAGGCCAGGAGGACCCCTTTATAATGATGCTTATGCAGCGTCGATGTTGGCCATGGGGCTGCGGGTGCCACCGCCGTCCTCCCCCCAGAAGATACCTGACATGAGGGACTCCTACGGAGCTACCATGCCTGCTCGGGGTTCCCCTGGGAGGCAGAATTTGCGAAGGGACTCTGTGACCTCATCTGTGTTTGGAGACAGCCCCAAAGCCAGAGGCCAGGGTCCTGGGTTGAGTCTTACCGCAGAACAGCTGTGCTTAATGCAggggggggaaggagggggtGCAGGGGGCTTCGGTTCACCACTTCTGGGAAATGAGACAGAGACTCG GGAACGTATGGAGGCCATGGAGAAGCAGATCGCCAGTCTGACCGGGCTGCTGCAGAGAGTTCTGAGCAGAGCGCCTGAACCTGAAAGCCC GGAGAAGGGTGAGTCCGCGAGCGACTGCTCAGGAACTGAGG CTGGACGaactaaaaaacagaaag TTTTGACACCATCTGCCCCCCTGGCCCTGATGCCGCCTCCCTCTCTGGGGCCCAACCAGCCTGTCCCCGTTTCCCGGCTGCAAATGCAGCTCCACCTACAGGGCCTGCAGCAGAACACCAACGCGCTGCGCAAGCAGCTGTCGCAGCTACGCAACATGCAG CTGGAGAACCAGGATGCGGTTCTCTCCCTGCTCAGACAGACCGAGTCGGAGTTGAGCCTCATGATGCTGGACGCTATGCGTACCCAGGAGGACCCCCTCCAGAGACAGCGCCTCctggtggaggaggagagacTCAAGTACCTCAATCAGGAGGAGCTGCTcatccagcagctgca TGATCTGGAGAAGTCTGTGGAAGAGCTGCAGAGGAATTCGTCCATCAACCACGGGCTGGTGACGGAACAGGACGTGGAGcagaaaagcaaagagctgAGGATGCTGGGGGAGACACTCACGGAGCTTAAAA acCAGTTCCCCAGCCTGCAGAGTAAGATGCGGGTGGTGCTGAGGGTGGAGGTGGAGGCTGTTAAGTTTCTGAAAGAGGAGCCTCACCGGCTGGAGGCTCTGCTGAAGCGCTGCAACACCATGACCGACACGCTCAGCTCACTGCGAAG GCAGGTCACTGACGGGGTTTGGAAGAGTCCTGAAGACTTTTCCAGCCAAGCccaaaagaaaggagaagacCTGAGTCACAGCTCAGACCTGGACGTCCTCAACAGTCCTCCGCTCAGTCTCACTGACCTCAGCACCAGCGCCGGCCTAGCTAACTGGAAGCCTTTCTCGGCTGTTGATGCAGATGTTTCAGGCCCGGAGCAGGACGTTCAGTCCTCCATGACCTTTAGAAATCGAATTCTGGATGAGCTGCCAGCCCGGCGTTCTGCTGACAAGTCTGTTTCTGCTGAAGTCCGACTG GCGGCGGAGCGGGACTGGGAAGAGAAGCGAGCCAGTTTGACCCAATTCAGCGCCCAGGACATCAACCGCCTGCTGGAGGAGACCCAGGCCGAGCTGATGAAGGCCATCCCGGACCTCGAGTTCGCAGCCAAGCACATAAACAAGCCAGCAGTGCCCCCCAAGCCCCATATTACCCTCCCCATAACGTCCACCACAGCCACGTCCTCTGCGGCTGGCACCACTGGGACGACAGCCACCACCGCCGCCACCACCGCCACCACCGCCACCCCCACCAGCGCGCCCAGCGGCGACCCACAGCCTGGAAAAGTTCATCTGGCTGCCCAGAAGCTGAACAGTATGGAGGGGGGCGGTTCCCACCGAGGGTCAG TGGATCTCAGCGCAGCCAAGTACAGAACGGAGAAGCCCTCCAAGTCTCCTCCCCCGCCTCCTCCTCGCCGGAGCTTCCCGTCGGCACACGGCCTCACCACCAACCGCACAGGGGAGGTCATCGTCACCACCAAGAAG AACGAAGATGAGAGTGAGCCGCCCAAGACTCTGGTGAAGCTGAGGAGGACCCCGTCCGACGCCCCGCGGCCGTCCTCCACGCCGCCTGTGATCGCGGCGTCTGCCAATCAAGACGAGGACGACGAGGAGAGGATCattgcagagctggag ATATTTCAGAGAGTGCCTGTAAAGGTTTGTAGAAAAGCCTTCCGCTCCCGACCCAAGGCCTCCCCGCCCCGCCTCCTCGGGTCCTTTGGCAGAAAG AACAGCACCAGTTCTCCTGGACCGATGAAAGGCCCGACTGTGGCTGCTCGACTCAAACACCTCCAGCAAGGCAGCCTGGAAAGACCCAAGACCCGCAAGCAGAAAGAGGACTTCCCTAAAGTCCAGGGCCAGCAGCAGGTATTCCACTTCTGA
- the LOC101165922 gene encoding SRC kinase signaling inhibitor 1 isoform X4, whose protein sequence is MISAGDAEFPRDYHTLASGGSRGARHYPDNNNGGFKTSSLDRRHSSVAAKSLEALNNIHKADIERQRDALMDLQKNKFSNSPGSLSQGSAAAGRQQQPHYWSFKSRTPRVTRLSPPQPALTEQASRVSFASAENLETMSEPDIPIGFNRMNRLRQSLPLARSSSQAKLRAPGILFLQLGEETRRVHLTHELTSLDTLRALIVHMFPQRLTMAMLRSPSTALLIKDETRNVFYELEDPRDVQDRCVIKIYCKEPIYGTYPGHHNPHLANGDLRREMVYAPQDSPSNRRLSNPPMSSQHSSSSASPPHGSPSRARLLYSSAGRPSSYAGPPHHTHSLPHPHSQSHHSSPHQQPQLHQPHHSPPVFCTSSSAILERRDVKPDDEMGGSRSMMLLRGDDRMGGGIYADPYSLGPDTSRLALAGGPHSPMPARADPYGSLYRRGGGGGGGHGSVRSLTSYSAAAIQGELIESSALYRPGGPLYNDAYAASMLAMGLRVPPPSSPQKIPDMRDSYGATMPARGSPGRQNLRRDSVTSSVFGDSPKARGQGPGLSLTAEQLCLMQGGEGGGAGGFGSPLLGNETETRERMEAMEKQIASLTGLLQRVLSRAPEPESPEKGESASDCSGTEAGRTKKQKVLTPSAPLALMPPPSLGPNQPVPVSRLQMQLHLQGLQQNTNALRKQLSQLRNMQLENQDAVLSLLRQTESELSLMMLDAMRTQEDPLQRQRLLVEEERLKYLNQEELLIQQLHDLEKSVEELQRNSSINHGLVTEQDVEQKSKELRMLGETLTELKNQFPSLQSKMRVVLRVEVEAVKFLKEEPHRLEALLKRCNTMTDTLSSLRRQVTDGVWKSPEDFSSQAQKKGEDLSHSSDLDVLNSPPLSLTDLSTSAGLANWKPFSAVDADVSGPEQDVQSSMTFRNRILDELPARRSADKSVSAEVRLAAERDWEEKRASLTQFSAQDINRLLEETQAELMKAIPDLEFAAKHINKPAVPPKPHITLPITSTTATSSAAGTTGTTATTAATTATTATPTSAPSGDPQPGKVHLAAQKLNSMEGGGSHRGSVDLSAAKYRTEKPSKSPPPPPPRRSFPSAHGLTTNRTGEVIVTTKKNEDESEPPKTLVKLRRTPSDAPRPSSTPPVIAASANQDEDDEERIIAELEIFQRVPVKVCRKAFRSRPKASPPRLLGSFGRKNSTSSPGPMKGPTVAARLKHLQQGSLERPKTRKQKEDFPKVQGQQQH, encoded by the exons TCTCGTACGCCACGTGTGACACGACTCAGCCCGCCACAGCCGGCTCTCACTGAACAGGCCAGCAGGGTTTCCTTCGCGTCCGCCGAGAACTTGGAGACCATGTCGGAGCCAGAcattcccattggcttcaaccGGATGAACCGGCTTCGCCAGAGCCTGCCGCTGGCCCGCTCGTCCAGCCAAGCCAAGCTGCGGGCGCCAG GGATCTTGTTCCTCCAGCTTGGGGAGGAGACCCGGCGGGTGCACCTGACCCATGAGCTGACCAGCCTGGACACCCTAAGAGCCCTCATAGTGCACATGTTCCCCCAGAGACTTACCATGGCCATGCTTAG GTCCCCCAGCACGGCTCTACTGATCAAAGATGAGACTCGTAACGTCTTCTACGAGCTGGAGGACCCGCGGGATGTTCAAGACCGCTGTGTCATCAAAATCTACTGCAAAGAGCCTATCTATGGCACATACCCCGGACACCACAACCCACATCTGGCCAATGGAGACCTGCGA AGGGAGATGGTGTACGCCCCTCAGGACTCTCCCTCTAACCGCCGTCTGAGTAACCCCCCCATGTCCTCACAGCACTCGTCCTCGTCTGCCTCACCCCCCCATGGCTCACCCTCCCGCGCCCGCCTTCTCTACAGCAGCGCCGGCAGGCCCTCCTCCTACGCAGGGCCTCCTCATCACACCCACTCCTTGCCTCACCCACACTCCCAGTCTCACCATTCCTCCCCTCACCAGCAGCCCCAGCTCCACCAGCCGCATCACTCCCCCCCggtcttctgcacctcctccagtGCTATTTTGGAGCGCAGGGATGTGAAGCCTGATGACGAGATGGGGGGCTCCAGAAGCATGATGTTGCTGCGAGGAGACGACCGGATGGGAGGTGGGATCTACGCAGATCCCTACTCTTTGGGGCCGGACACAAGTCGGCTGGCTCTGGCTGGAGGCCCTCACTCCCCAATGCCGGCCAGAGCCGACCCCTACGGCTCCTTATACCGTCGTGGGGGAGGTGGGGGAGGCGGTCATGGATCCGTTCGCTCGCTTACTTCCTATTCTGCTGCTGCTATACAGGGGGAACTGATAGAGAGCAGCGCCCTCTACAGGCCAGGAGGACCCCTTTATAATGATGCTTATGCAGCGTCGATGTTGGCCATGGGGCTGCGGGTGCCACCGCCGTCCTCCCCCCAGAAGATACCTGACATGAGGGACTCCTACGGAGCTACCATGCCTGCTCGGGGTTCCCCTGGGAGGCAGAATTTGCGAAGGGACTCTGTGACCTCATCTGTGTTTGGAGACAGCCCCAAAGCCAGAGGCCAGGGTCCTGGGTTGAGTCTTACCGCAGAACAGCTGTGCTTAATGCAggggggggaaggagggggtGCAGGGGGCTTCGGTTCACCACTTCTGGGAAATGAGACAGAGACTCG GGAACGTATGGAGGCCATGGAGAAGCAGATCGCCAGTCTGACCGGGCTGCTGCAGAGAGTTCTGAGCAGAGCGCCTGAACCTGAAAGCCC GGAGAAGGGTGAGTCCGCGAGCGACTGCTCAGGAACTGAGG CTGGACGaactaaaaaacagaaag TTTTGACACCATCTGCCCCCCTGGCCCTGATGCCGCCTCCCTCTCTGGGGCCCAACCAGCCTGTCCCCGTTTCCCGGCTGCAAATGCAGCTCCACCTACAGGGCCTGCAGCAGAACACCAACGCGCTGCGCAAGCAGCTGTCGCAGCTACGCAACATGCAG CTGGAGAACCAGGATGCGGTTCTCTCCCTGCTCAGACAGACCGAGTCGGAGTTGAGCCTCATGATGCTGGACGCTATGCGTACCCAGGAGGACCCCCTCCAGAGACAGCGCCTCctggtggaggaggagagacTCAAGTACCTCAATCAGGAGGAGCTGCTcatccagcagctgca TGATCTGGAGAAGTCTGTGGAAGAGCTGCAGAGGAATTCGTCCATCAACCACGGGCTGGTGACGGAACAGGACGTGGAGcagaaaagcaaagagctgAGGATGCTGGGGGAGACACTCACGGAGCTTAAAA acCAGTTCCCCAGCCTGCAGAGTAAGATGCGGGTGGTGCTGAGGGTGGAGGTGGAGGCTGTTAAGTTTCTGAAAGAGGAGCCTCACCGGCTGGAGGCTCTGCTGAAGCGCTGCAACACCATGACCGACACGCTCAGCTCACTGCGAAG GCAGGTCACTGACGGGGTTTGGAAGAGTCCTGAAGACTTTTCCAGCCAAGCccaaaagaaaggagaagacCTGAGTCACAGCTCAGACCTGGACGTCCTCAACAGTCCTCCGCTCAGTCTCACTGACCTCAGCACCAGCGCCGGCCTAGCTAACTGGAAGCCTTTCTCGGCTGTTGATGCAGATGTTTCAGGCCCGGAGCAGGACGTTCAGTCCTCCATGACCTTTAGAAATCGAATTCTGGATGAGCTGCCAGCCCGGCGTTCTGCTGACAAGTCTGTTTCTGCTGAAGTCCGACTG GCGGCGGAGCGGGACTGGGAAGAGAAGCGAGCCAGTTTGACCCAATTCAGCGCCCAGGACATCAACCGCCTGCTGGAGGAGACCCAGGCCGAGCTGATGAAGGCCATCCCGGACCTCGAGTTCGCAGCCAAGCACATAAACAAGCCAGCAGTGCCCCCCAAGCCCCATATTACCCTCCCCATAACGTCCACCACAGCCACGTCCTCTGCGGCTGGCACCACTGGGACGACAGCCACCACCGCCGCCACCACCGCCACCACCGCCACCCCCACCAGCGCGCCCAGCGGCGACCCACAGCCTGGAAAAGTTCATCTGGCTGCCCAGAAGCTGAACAGTATGGAGGGGGGCGGTTCCCACCGAGGGTCAG TGGATCTCAGCGCAGCCAAGTACAGAACGGAGAAGCCCTCCAAGTCTCCTCCCCCGCCTCCTCCTCGCCGGAGCTTCCCGTCGGCACACGGCCTCACCACCAACCGCACAGGGGAGGTCATCGTCACCACCAAGAAG AACGAAGATGAGAGTGAGCCGCCCAAGACTCTGGTGAAGCTGAGGAGGACCCCGTCCGACGCCCCGCGGCCGTCCTCCACGCCGCCTGTGATCGCGGCGTCTGCCAATCAAGACGAGGACGACGAGGAGAGGATCattgcagagctggag ATATTTCAGAGAGTGCCTGTAAAGGTTTGTAGAAAAGCCTTCCGCTCCCGACCCAAGGCCTCCCCGCCCCGCCTCCTCGGGTCCTTTGGCAGAAAG AACAGCACCAGTTCTCCTGGACCGATGAAAGGCCCGACTGTGGCTGCTCGACTCAAACACCTCCAGCAAGGCAGCCTGGAAAGACCCAAGACCCGCAAGCAGAAAGAGGACTTCCCTAAAGTCCAGGGCCAGCAGCAG